The genomic interval CCCGTCGCTGCTCGGCGCATTCCAGGCCGCCGGCAGGGGTGCCGCGTACGGCTTCTTCGTCGGCTGGATCATCGGCCTGGCCACCCTGGGCGGCTGGCGGGGCCGACGCTGAGCCGCACCGGCCGCGCTGGTCCAGCAGGTCGTCGACCTCGACCCGCGGGCGTACCGCCCGCTCGACGGCGCCCGGAGTGCCCGATCGCTTCCCTCCCGCGACCGGCACTCCGGGCGCCGTGCCGTCCGGGGCCAATCGCGAGCCCGTGCACCGGGCCGGGACTGGCGGAGGGCCTTCCACGAGCGGGCGGGGAGAGGTGCCGCGGCGGCGTCAACCGCCGACCGGGTCGGCCGGATAGTCGATGCTGAGGATCTGGTGCCGGCTCACCGTCCCGACCAGCTCGCCACCCTCGTCGGTCACCCGGGCGTCGTCCGAGTTCGTCCGCAGCAGCACCGCCAGCGCGTCGTAGAGCGACGAGCCGAGCGGCACGGTCGGCAGCCCGGCGGTGGTGGCGGCGTCCGGCGGGATCGGACGCAGCAGCTCCCGGGTGACCGGGGTGACCGCCAGCCGCCGGATCGCCCGGTCGGTCCCGACGAACTCCCGGACGAAGGCCGAGGCCGGCTCGCCGAGCAGGGTCGCCGGGCCGGCGTACTGCTCCAGCCTGCCGCCCTGGGAGAGCACCACGATCCGGTCACCCAGCCGGACCGCCTCGTCCAGATCGTGGGTGACCAGCACGATCGTCTTGCGTACCTCCGCCTGGAGCCGCAGGAACTCCTCCTGGAGCCGGGCCCGCGCGATCGGGTCGACGGCCGAGAACGGCTCGTCCATCAGCAGCACCACCGGATCGGCGGCCAGCGCCCGGGCCACCCCGACCCGCTGCCGCTGGCCGCCGGAGAGTTCGTGCGGATAGCGCGGCCCGAAGGTGGTCGGGTCGAGCCCGACCAGGTCCAGCAGTTCTGCCGTACGGGCCGCGATCCGGGCCCGGGACCAGCCCGACAGCCGGGGTACGGTGCCGACGTTCGTGGCGATGGTCTGGTGCGGGAAGAGCCCGACGTTCTGGATCACGTAGCCGATCCGCCGCCGGAGCTGGACCGGGTCGGCCCGGGTGACGTCCTCGTCGCCGAGCAGGATGCGCCCGGAGGTCGGCTCGATCAGCCGATTGATCATGCGGAGCACGGTGGACTTGCCGCAGCCGGACGGCCCGATCAGCACCACCAGTTCGCCGGCCTTGACCTCCAGGCTCAGCTCGCCGACCGCCACCGTGCCGTCGGGATACTGTTTGCGTACCTGGTCGAGGGTTATCGCGGCGGCACCCGTGGTGCCGGCGGGCCCGGCGGAACCGGCCTCCGGGGTAACGTCCACGTATGTCCTTCCGGGTGATCGACCGGGCGCACCCGGGTAATCCGTGGTTCTCCTGGGACTATGTGCAGGGCAATTCGGAGACCATTCTCGCCGCCCTGCGGGAGCATGCCGCCCTCACCGCCCAGGCGGTGTTGATCGCGGCCCTGGTCGCGATCCCGCTCGCCGTGCTGGCGTACTGGTTCCGGCCGCTCACCGGGCCGATTCTCGCACTCTCCGGCGTGCTGTACACGATCCCCTCGCTGGCGCTCTTCGCCTTCGTCGCACCGTACCTCGGCACCGGGACCACCACGGTGCTGCTCGGACTGGTCCTCTACGCCCTGCTGCTGATCGTCCGGAACGCGCTGGCCGGGCTCAACCAGGTGCCGGA from Plantactinospora sp. BC1 carries:
- a CDS encoding ABC transporter ATP-binding protein, producing MDVTPEAGSAGPAGTTGAAAITLDQVRKQYPDGTVAVGELSLEVKAGELVVLIGPSGCGKSTVLRMINRLIEPTSGRILLGDEDVTRADPVQLRRRIGYVIQNVGLFPHQTIATNVGTVPRLSGWSRARIAARTAELLDLVGLDPTTFGPRYPHELSGGQRQRVGVARALAADPVVLLMDEPFSAVDPIARARLQEEFLRLQAEVRKTIVLVTHDLDEAVRLGDRIVVLSQGGRLEQYAGPATLLGEPASAFVREFVGTDRAIRRLAVTPVTRELLRPIPPDAATTAGLPTVPLGSSLYDALAVLLRTNSDDARVTDEGGELVGTVSRHQILSIDYPADPVGG
- a CDS encoding ABC transporter permease, translating into MSFRVIDRAHPGNPWFSWDYVQGNSETILAALREHAALTAQAVLIAALVAIPLAVLAYWFRPLTGPILALSGVLYTIPSLALFAFVAPYLGTGTTTVLLGLVLYALLLIVRNALAGLNQVPEEVRDAAQGMGYGRFARLLRIDLPLALPGIFTGLRLATVSTVALVTVGVLVGHGGLGQLILGGFRNNFFKAEIMTGTLLCVLLALVLDLVLAGLGRLLTPWARRRGAAG